From a region of the Streptomyces sp. NBC_00193 genome:
- a CDS encoding phage tail protein — translation MAGNSSEIRVAGNGRLFVAAAGTALPTAFTGKPDIDWGASWKDLGFTTADGVTFSKKDKLEPVDSWQAVSPVHFTYSDRDLSIKFSMLQFNELTLPFFMGGGAVADEATPSNGIYRYDIADSPKSDARALGLEFTDTKASDGSVVTYRFYIPRGQVTASDDIKLARKSASTLGITFTALTTGDDKPLASFVMKDSAYSLV, via the coding sequence ATGGCAGGAAACTCGTCCGAGATCCGCGTAGCCGGCAACGGTCGCCTCTTCGTCGCCGCTGCCGGCACGGCGCTGCCGACCGCCTTCACCGGTAAGCCGGACATCGACTGGGGCGCCAGCTGGAAGGACCTCGGCTTCACCACCGCCGACGGCGTCACCTTCTCCAAGAAGGACAAGCTGGAGCCGGTCGACTCGTGGCAGGCCGTCAGCCCGGTCCACTTCACGTACTCCGACCGGGACCTGAGCATCAAGTTCTCGATGCTCCAGTTCAACGAGCTGACGCTGCCGTTCTTCATGGGCGGCGGCGCGGTGGCCGACGAGGCGACCCCGTCCAACGGCATCTACCGCTACGACATCGCGGACTCCCCGAAGTCGGACGCCCGCGCCCTCGGCCTGGAGTTCACCGACACCAAGGCCTCCGACGGCTCGGTCGTGACCTACCGCTTCTACATCCCGCGCGGCCAGGTCACCGCCTCCGACGACATCAAGCTGGCCCGCAAGTCGGCTTCCACGCTGGGCATCACCTTCACCGCCCTCACCACGGGCGACGACAAGCCGCTGGCGAGCTTCGTCATGAAGGACAGCGCGTACTCGCTCGTCTGA